DNA from Brucella melitensis bv. 1 str. 16M:
GCGCGCCAGCACCGGGTAGGAACCGTAGCCCGTCTTTTCCAGATCGGTGAAGGCAGCCAGCGCCTCGTCAGTCTTACCGGCAGCGGCAAGGTCAAGCGCGGCGAGGAATTTGTCGCCGGAGGCGGAAGCCTTGCTGTCGGTCCAGTGCTGATAGCCGACCCAGCCGGCCGTGCCCAGAACAACGGCAACGGCAGCGCCGATCAGCGCGGGGCCGAAATTGCGCCAGACCTGCTTTGCCCGTTCCGAACGGAGTTCTTCATTTACCTCGCGAATGAAACTGTCGTCTGCCATGGACCTGCCATTCTCTGGAAGCCGGGCCGGTTTGAAAAATCGCGTCGCGTTTTTCAGGCCAGGCTGTAAAGCCGATTGATGTTCGATATATATGTTCTGGCGCTTTTAGTCGCAATTCGCGCCATATGTAAGACCCGCCCTGCGAAATAAGCGTCCACAGCCATTATAAAGTGGATTTCCGTCCGATCTCCGCCATATTCAACCGCTACAGCTCGTCACTTCCCCCTGCCCGGTGCTTTATTTTCATGCGATTTCCCCTCTCCCGTCTGGTTGCCTTTTGCGCTTTTGCCGTTACGAGCCTTGCAGGCCAGGCTTTGGCCGGCGAACCGCCAAAGACGCAATATGTGCTGATTTCCTTCGACGGCGCGCATGACAACACGCTTTGGACGCGCTCACGCGAGCTTGCGCGCAAAAACAACGCGCATTTCACCTATTTCCTGTCCTGCGTCTTCCTGATGACCAAACAGGACCGCAGCGGCTACAAGCCCCCGCACAAGAAAGCGGGCGCTTCCAATGTCGGTTTCGCGCTCAGCCGCGACGAGGTTGCCACCCGGCTCGACAATATCTGGCAGGCGCATCTGGAAGGCAACGAGATTGCAAGCCATGGCTGCGGCCATTTCGACGGCACGAAATGGTCCACTGCCGACTGGAAAAAGGAGATCGGCGAGTTTCGCCGTATCGTGGCCGATGCCTATCGAAACAACGGGATCGGAGGAGAGCCGGAAGGCTGGCGCGCGCTGGCGCTGACCGGCATCAACGGTTTCCGCGCACCCTATCTCGCCGCCGGGAAGCCGGTGCAGGATGTGCTGAAGGCCACTGGTTTCCGCTATCAGGCCTCATCCGTCACACGCGGGCCGGAACTGCCGCAAATGACAGACCGGCTTGCATCCTTCGGCCTGCCGCTCGTCCCTGAAGGGCCTTCGCAGCGCCCTGTCGTGGCCATGGATTACAATCTTTATGTGCGCCATTCCAAGGCTGTGGAAGCCCCGCAAAAGGCGGCGGAATTCGAGGCGCGCGCCTATAAGGCGTTTCGCGCCGCCTTCGACAAGCAATATGCGGGCAAGCGCATTCCCTTGCAGCTCGGCTTTCATTTCGTGCTGATGAATGACGGGGCCTACTGGCGCGCCCTGGAACGGCTGGTGTCGGAGGTTTGCACGAAGCCGGACGTCAAATGCACGACCTATGGCGCTTATCTCGATCAGTTGCAAAATACCGGCAGCAATACCGCCCATAACCGATCCTGAGGCACGCCCGCGAAAGCCAGCCGGTTTTCGCGGCGGGATCAGCCCGCCCCTGGTTCGAGATTGATCCGATCCACCGCCTGTAGCGGCTCGCCATGAATGGCTGCCTCAAAGGCGCGAAGGCGCTTGTAGATCGACAGAAGCTCGATGATCGTCGTCCATGAATTGACCAGATACTGGAACGATCCGCGCACCTGATCGAACACGTTGGTAATCTGGCTCATCAGGCCAAGCGTTAGCTTGTCCGCGACAATCGACGGGATCAGGATGATGAGCGGAAAGATATTGTCCACCTGCAAATAGAAAATGCGCGCCACATTGAAATAGACATAGTGGAAATAAAGCCGGAAATAATTGTGCCGGACATTCTTGAACAGTTCGCGCATCGTGATCGGTTCAGCACGGTCGGCATGGTCTTCGCCATAGACGAGTTCCTTACGGTAGGCGGCCTCGACCCGCTGGTTGTTGAACTCCAGACCGGGCAGCTTGATGCCCACCAGCGCCAGGAAGCCGGTGCCGAACAGCGCCCAGATGACCGCCGCCCAGACCAGCGCATGGGGAACATAGCCGATGATCGGCAGCGTGCTGACCTTTTGGGAAAAGGTGAACAGGACGGGCAGGAAGGCGATGAGGGTCATGACGGATTTCACGAGGCTGACGCCCAGCTGTTCCAGCGTGGTGGAAAAGCGCATCGTATCTTCCTGCACACGCTGGGCCGCACCCTCGATATGGCGCAATTTCGGCCAATGGCTCATGTAATAATCGTTCATCGCCGTGCGCCAGCGGAAGATATAATGGCTGACGAAGAAGAGGTTCAGCACGCCAATGGTGATGGCGAGGAAAGCAATGCCTGCAAAATCGGCCAGCCCCCAGTAGAATTCCGCAGCCGAGACCGCGCCGGGCGTCGTCAGCCCCTTCTGCACCATATCGTAGAACGGGCCATACCAAGTATTGATTGCCACACTCACCTGAACGTTGAAATAGGTGGCGAACAGAATGAGGGCAGAACCGAGGATTGACCATCTCTGCCAGGGATGTGGGGAAAAACGCACCCAGAAGCCATAAAAGGCGAAGGTAATGACGGCGAAATAAATATAGAACCAGAGGAAGGGCCGCGACCAGAACACATGCGCGCCAATGAGAGGCGCGGCATCGCTTGCGGCTGGCGCAAGGCCGAACACGCTGCCCAGATTTTCACCGCCCATATACCAGCCAAGAACTGCGAGCAGGGTCCACAAAAGTGCAGATATGAAGAACAGTTTCGGACGGGGGAAAAATGACGCAAACACGAATTTTGGCCTCTATAAATGAAGTGTTTTCCCATTAAAGGCATAGATATGCAGGATGCCAATTAAATTATTGTAAGATTAAGCCTGAAATATTCAATCGCCGCACGGACTTAACCAAAACCCGGTCTATACGGCCCATAGGGTGTTAGGCTGTAGGAATAAATAACCTTACCGTTCGGCGTGCGGTATTCGTTTCTACGGCCTCGTATTCATCTTTCGTTTCAATGCAGCCGGGCTGCGCGCCCGGCTGAAAAGCCGATAGCAGCCGCAACGATCAAAGACAAGGCCGCAGCAAGGCTTGCAGATGTGAACGAGCCTGAATGCTGCGCCATGAAGCCCGCCACGAGCGGCCCTATGATCTGCCCGATACTGAAGCAGACCGTCATGCGCGCCAATGCGCGTTTGGGTGAAGCAGGCGCAAGAATGCGCGCGGCCTGCAGGCCGAAAGCGGTGAGCGCCATGAAGGTCACACCCAGAAGCGCACCGCCGACAAGAGCCCCGAGTGGCGGCGCCATCACGACACTTGCCGCCACGCCCGCCGCTTCCAGAATAGCGGTGAGCGCGAAAGCGGAAAATAACCCGAATTTGCGTCCCACAGGTGCCCACAGCCAGATGGAAGGTGCTGCTGCCAGGCCCGTTCCACCCACACAGCCGCCTCCATTACCGGCCCGCCGTCATTGGCGCGCACGATGGCTATGAGGAATGTCGCCGTGATGACATAGCCAAAGCCGAAAATGCCATAGGCAAACGCCAGCGCATGAAAGGCGAAGCTGTTGGGCAGGGGCGGCTCACGCATGCCATTATTGCCGCCGACCGGCCCCTCCTTCACGAAAGCGGTAACCACAGCCATGATAACAAGGGTAAGGAGGCCAGCGCCAATCCAGTCGGCCCGCCAGCCAAGCCCCGAAAAGCGGATCAGGGCCACCAGCAGCGCAGACAGCGTGATGCCACTGCCGACACCGCCAAAATGCATCGCGCCAAGCCCCGCCCTTTGTGCGCGCGTGATATGGCTGAGCACGATGGCCGTGCACAGGATCATGGTGACGGCACTGGCAAACCCGGCAGCAAAGCGCAGGATCGACAAGATCCATACCCCATCGAAAAGCGCCATGGCGAAGCAGAAAACCGCGCTTGCGGCAAGGCCCGCGATCACCACCATGCGCTCAATGCCCGCCGACCAGCCATAGCCCGCCACGACCGCGCCTACGAGATAGCCGATATAATTAGCCGAGGCGATAAAACCGGCATCGGCCGTGCTGAAGCCGATATCGGCCATCATGCCCGGCAGGATCGGCGTATAGATAAAGCGCCCGACGCCCATGGCAGCCGCCATGGCGAGAAAACCGCCGAAAGCGTAACGAAGTGCAACGCGGTGCTGCGGCGGTGCTGCGGCGGTGTGCGGAAAGGCTGATTCATGGCCGTGGAAGATAACGGCACCCCCTCGCCGGACAATTGAATTTTTCTGATGGTTATTATCAATCCGGAACAGCCCGGCGCCAGTTGAGCACTTTCACGGCGTGATGCGTCAGAGCGAGCAACTTTTCTGTTTTAGCAAAACCGCGATATTAAACGGCATCCACCTGCGGTTTCGCCTCACATTTCGGCACAAGAACGCTATCGGGCTGGTCGGAATTCAGGAAATGCAGCAATGTGTCTTGAACCCCTTCCAGCCGGAGCACACATTCGCGCCATCCGAAGGGCAGATCTTTCGGGATAGGCGGAATACGATGCGGCTCCCGCCCCGGCTCCATCGAGCAATTGGCAATGACAATTTGCAGGGATTCCATCAGCCATGCCGGCGGCTCTGTCTCCTTCTTGCGCAGCGCATTGCCCAGCGCCTCACCAAACAGGAGGGCTGCCGCATAAAGGCGAATGCCGCGCCGCTCATAGCGGCTTGCCATATCGGTGATTTCACTCGCCACCAGCCGCCCGCGAAGCGACCAGCGCGCATCGCTGCGGACAAGCGCAAGGCCGTCGCTCAGCGCAACCAATGCGCGGTGCGCCTCTATGAACTGGGTGATGGTGGTGTTGGCTTCTTCCGGGTTATCGTCTTTGAGTACCGCTGCCGATTTTTTGAGCCCGCTTGCAATCGGCTCCAGAAGGCCGCGCACCGCCCGGTCGATCACGCGCACCGGATCAGGTGTCAGCAATATCTGGCTGAACAAAAGCCCAACACCTGCCCCCACCAGCACATCCGTCAGCCGCGACAGGCCTGCCTCCTGCGGCCCCATCGCCAGCACCAGAATAGCCGAAACGCCAGCCTGAATGGGAATTGCAGGGGCGGTGCCAAAAGTGGTGGCAAGCACCATGGCGATAAAAGCTACCATGCCCGTATGCAGCACCGAAACCGTCTGCGGCAGGAAGAGTGAAAGCTCCGCTACAATCACGCCCGCCGTAACGCCCAGCACGACGCGGATTGCCTGTTTGCCATGGTTCGGCAGGTTCGGCGCAAGGCAGGCAACCCCGGTTACCATGGCGAAGATCGGCTTGGGCTGGCCAAGCAGTTCCTCACAGATCAGCCAGGCAAGGCTTCCGGCCACACAGGCCATCAATGAATCACGCCAGCTTGCCAACCAGTGTTGCAGAATATTCGTAACGCCTTGCTGCATGGGCTTCCCCGTTTCCAGAGTATTTCCGGCAAGGCTGCCCCATAGCCATGCATCGGAAAAATATAATCAAAATAAATGAAGCAGCCCAACCGTCTTTTGAGACGGAGCCGCTTCAGCGAGCAGTGAGAAACTATTTATGGCAGCAATTAATATGTGCAAGTGCTAATAATATGCTCAAGCGCCAAGCTGTCGTGACGAATTAAGTTATGGTTCGGCGTGAGGGTATTTTTTGCTGAACAGAAGAAACGACCACATGAAGTTGCTCCTCCTTAGATGGGGGGGACTCAACATCAGCTTCGGCTTTGTTCCTAACGCTAAGCCATAAAATAATTCGTCTCTACAGCTTAAAATAAGCTTCATACTGCGCCGGTTTGAAGCCCACCATCAGCTTGCCGTCCCGCTCCAGAACCGGACGCTTGACCATGGAAGGTTGTGCCAGCATCAGTTCGCGCGCGCTTGCCGCATCGACATTGCTGCGCACATCCTCAGGCAGTTTGCGGAATGTCGTGCCCGCACGGTTCAAAAGCTGCTCCCACGGAACGGTTTTCAGAAAACGGTCGAGCGTTTCGGCATCGAGCCCCTCCTTCTTGTAATCATGAAAAGCATAATCAATGCCGTGATCTTCCAGCCAGATACGCGCTTTCTTCATGGTGTCGCAGTTCTTGATGCCGTAAATGGTCACACTCATATCCCAACTCCTTCCGTGTCTGGCCGGCGATCAGAATTCATCGGGCCGACAGATGCAACCGCATCCGCCCGTTTTCACCGTCTTTATACAGGCTGGCAAATTGCACGATCGGGAATCGGGAAAGATGATACCGGGCGCCTTGCGACATTGTTTCAAAAACACCGTCAAGGCTTATGCCCGATCATGCCTTGCGCTCCCTTTCAAGCAGGTCGCGCTTGCGTTCCACGCCCCAGCGATAGCCGGAAATGCCGCCATCGTTGCGCACCACGCGGTGGCAGGGAACGGCAACGGCGATCTTGTTTGCCGCGCAGGCCTGCGCCACAGCGCGAACGGCCCGTGGCGCACTGATCCGTTCGGCGATGTCAGTATAACTTACTGTTTCCCCAGCAGGAATTTCGCATAGCGCCCGCCACACCCTTTGCTGGAACGCCGTGCCGCGCAAATCCAGCGGCAGATCAAGACCGATACCCGGCGCTTCCACGAAGCCCACCACCTCGGCTACCAGATTCTCGAAATTGCGGTCAGCACCGATCAGATTTGCCTTCGGAAAACGCTTTTCCAGATCATGGATCAAGCCTTGCGGATCGTCGCCCATGAAAATGGCGCAGACGCCCTTTCCGCTTGCCGCCACCAGCACCGCGCCCAGCGTTGATTGTCCGATGGCGAAACGGATATCGGCATCCTTGCCGCCAGCCCGATAAGCCTTTGGGGTCATTCCCAAAATCCGGT
Protein-coding regions in this window:
- a CDS encoding ArsC family reductase, whose protein sequence is MSVTIYGIKNCDTMKKARIWLEDHGIDYAFHDYKKEGLDAETLDRFLKTVPWEQLLNRAGTTFRKLPEDVRSNVDAASARELMLAQPSMVKRPVLERDGKLMVGFKPAQYEAYFKL
- the ada gene encoding bifunctional DNA-binding transcriptional regulator/O6-methylguanine-DNA methyltransferase Ada, which codes for MNLMIPKTHDPDESRWQKVLDRDKASDGKFVYAVRTTGVYCRPSCPSRRGKRENVQFFNGCEDAERAGFRPCLRCKPDLSDTLATQNNARHAEMVASACRFIETAETQPSLEEIANVVKASPAHFHRVFKAFTGLTPKAYADAHRAGRMRAALDMPQIRVTDAIYDAGYNSSSRFYEASDRILGMTPKAYRAGGKDADIRFAIGQSTLGAVLVAASGKGVCAIFMGDDPQGLIHDLEKRFPKANLIGADRNFENLVAEVVGFVEAPGIGLDLPLDLRGTAFQQRVWRALCEIPAGETVSYTDIAERISAPRAVRAVAQACAANKIAVAVPCHRVVRNDGGISGYRWGVERKRDLLERERKA
- a CDS encoding polysaccharide deacetylase family protein, which codes for MRFPLSRLVAFCAFAVTSLAGQALAGEPPKTQYVLISFDGAHDNTLWTRSRELARKNNAHFTYFLSCVFLMTKQDRSGYKPPHKKAGASNVGFALSRDEVATRLDNIWQAHLEGNEIASHGCGHFDGTKWSTADWKKEIGEFRRIVADAYRNNGIGGEPEGWRALALTGINGFRAPYLAAGKPVQDVLKATGFRYQASSVTRGPELPQMTDRLASFGLPLVPEGPSQRPVVAMDYNLYVRHSKAVEAPQKAAEFEARAYKAFRAAFDKQYAGKRIPLQLGFHFVLMNDGAYWRALERLVSEVCTKPDVKCTTYGAYLDQLQNTGSNTAHNRS
- a CDS encoding FUSC family protein; protein product: MQQGVTNILQHWLASWRDSLMACVAGSLAWLICEELLGQPKPIFAMVTGVACLAPNLPNHGKQAIRVVLGVTAGVIVAELSLFLPQTVSVLHTGMVAFIAMVLATTFGTAPAIPIQAGVSAILVLAMGPQEAGLSRLTDVLVGAGVGLLFSQILLTPDPVRVIDRAVRGLLEPIASGLKKSAAVLKDDNPEEANTTITQFIEAHRALVALSDGLALVRSDARWSLRGRLVASEITDMASRYERRGIRLYAAALLFGEALGNALRKKETEPPAWLMESLQIVIANCSMEPGREPHRIPPIPKDLPFGWRECVLRLEGVQDTLLHFLNSDQPDSVLVPKCEAKPQVDAV
- the sbmA gene encoding peptide antibiotic transporter SbmA, coding for MFASFFPRPKLFFISALLWTLLAVLGWYMGGENLGSVFGLAPAASDAAPLIGAHVFWSRPFLWFYIYFAVITFAFYGFWVRFSPHPWQRWSILGSALILFATYFNVQVSVAINTWYGPFYDMVQKGLTTPGAVSAAEFYWGLADFAGIAFLAITIGVLNLFFVSHYIFRWRTAMNDYYMSHWPKLRHIEGAAQRVQEDTMRFSTTLEQLGVSLVKSVMTLIAFLPVLFTFSQKVSTLPIIGYVPHALVWAAVIWALFGTGFLALVGIKLPGLEFNNQRVEAAYRKELVYGEDHADRAEPITMRELFKNVRHNYFRLYFHYVYFNVARIFYLQVDNIFPLIILIPSIVADKLTLGLMSQITNVFDQVRGSFQYLVNSWTTIIELLSIYKRLRAFEAAIHGEPLQAVDRINLEPGAG